A genomic segment from Leopardus geoffroyi isolate Oge1 chromosome A2, O.geoffroyi_Oge1_pat1.0, whole genome shotgun sequence encodes:
- the ICAM3 gene encoding intercellular adhesion molecule 3 → MSPSGLLRGACRTTLISLLLVCCLLPPGAQGQKFPLRVEPQNPVLPAGGSFLVNCSTDCPNPKLITLETSLPKKPVGNGLGWAAFQLSSVTSDSQVLCSGFCDGFQMTASSDITVYWFPERVELAPLPRWQPVGENLTLRCQVAGGAPRTNLTVVLLRGEEELSRQPAVGEPAEATVTVLAGRDDHLANFSCRTELDLRSRGLGLFQNSSAPRQLRTFALPVTPPHLVVPRLLEVGTTWSVNCTLDRLFPASEAQVQLALGNQMLNPAVESHGDTITAIATVTASAEQEGAREIVCNLTLGSDSREARENLTIYSFWGPILNLSESSASEGTEVTVTCAAGARVQVTLDGVPAAAPGQPAQLQLIATERDDRRNFSCNATLEVDREILHRNRSVQLRVLYGPKIDQAKCPQRLTWKDRTTNVLRCQARGNPDPELHCFQEGSRNEVPVGIPFTVMLNYSGTYSCRAVSSRGTYTVTVVMNVQGRNAHAVTIVMVVLVTLGLVTTTVALVYVFGLQKRSDVYQVNQGSTWLPLTSRQPEEAVGEGPS, encoded by the exons ATGTCACCCTCGGGGCTGCTGCGGGGGGCCTGCAGGACCACACTTATCTCCCTGCTCCTGGTCTGCTGTCTGCTGCCCCCAG GTGCCCAGGGGCAGAAGTTCccactgagggtggagccccagAACCCGGTGCTGCCTGCAGGAGGGTCCTTCTTGGTGAACTGCAGCACGGATTGCCCCAATCCCAAACTTATCACCCTGGAGACATCCCTACCCAAGAAGCCAGTGGGCAATGGCCTGGGCTGGGCAGCCTTCCAGCTCAGCAGTGTGACCAGTGACAGCCAGGTCCTCTGCTCCGGCTTCTGCGATGGCTTCCAGATGACAGCCTCCTCTGACATCACAGTATACT GGTTCCCGGAGCGCGTGGAGTTGGCCCCCCTGCCCCGCTGGCAGCCCGTGGGCGAAAACCTCACCCTGCGCTGCCAGGTGGCCGGCGGGGCGCCCCGGACCAACCTCACGGTGGTGCTGCTCCGCGGGGAGGAGGAGCTGAGCCGGCAGCCCGCCGTCGGGGAGCCCGCCGAGGCCACGGTCACGGTGCTGGCGGGCAGAGACGACCACCTCGCCAATTTCTCGTGCCGCACGGAACTGGACTTGCGGTCCCGAGGGCTGGGTCTGTTCCAGAACAGCTCGGCCCCCAGGCAGCTCCGAACTTTCG CCCTGCCCGTGACCCCCCCACACCTCGTCGTCCCCCGGCTCTTGGAGGTGGGAACGACGTGGTCCGTGAACTGCACCTTGGACCGGCTGTTCCCGGCCTCCGAGGCCCAGGTCCAACTGGCGCTGGGGAACCAGATGCTGAATCCTGCTGTCGAGAGCCATGGGGATACGATCACGGCCATAGCTACAGTCACAGCGAGCGCGGAGCAGGAGGGCGCTCGGGAGATTGTCTGCAACCTGACATTGGGGAGCGACAGCCGGGAGGCCCGGGAGAACTTGACCATCTACA GCTTCTGGGGGCCAATCCTAAACCTGAGTGAGTCCAGCGCCTCCGAGGGGACCGAAGTGACTGTGACTTGCGCGGCTGGAGCCCGAGTCCAGGTCACGCTGGACGGAGTTCCGGCTGCGGCCCCTGGCCAGCCTGCCCAGCTTCAGCTAATCGCCACCGAGAGGGATGACAGGCGCAACTTCTCCTGCAATGCCACGCTCGAGGTGGACAGGGAGATCTTACACAGGAACAGGAGCGTCCAGTTGCGTGTTCTGT ACGGTCCCAAGATTGACCAAGCCAAATGTCCCCAGCGCTTGACGTGGAAAGACAGAACCACCAATGTCCTGCGGTGCCAAGCCCGGGGCAATCCAGACCCCGAGTTGCACTGTTTTCAGGAAGGCTCCCGGAATGAGGTGCCCGTCGGGATTCCATTTACCGTCATGTTAAACTATAGTGGTACCTACTCCTGCCGGGCGGTCAGCTCTCGAGGCACATACACTGTGACCGTGGTGATGAACGTTCAGG GTCGGAATGCCCATGCTGTCACCATCGTCATGGTGGTGTTAGTGACCCTGGGGTTGGTGACTACCACTGTGGCCTTAGTGTACGTCTTCGGGTTGCAGAAGAGGAGTGACGTTTACCAAGTGAACCAGGGGAGCACTTGGTTGCCCCTGACGTCTAGGCAGCCCGaggaggctgtgggggaggggccgtcCTGA